Proteins encoded together in one Lutra lutra chromosome 4, mLutLut1.2, whole genome shotgun sequence window:
- the LOC125097540 gene encoding signal recognition particle 14 kDa protein-like, with translation MVLLESEQFLTELTRLFQKCRLSGSVFITLKKDDGRTKPIPRKGSVEGFEPSDNKCLLRATDGKKKISTVVSSKEVDKFQMAYSNLLRANMDGLKKRDKKSKSKKSKAAQ, from the coding sequence ATGGTGCTCCTGGAGAGCGAGCAGTTCCTGACAGAGCTGACCAGACTGTTTCAAAAGTGCCGGTTGTCGGGCAGCGTGTTCATCACCCTGAAGAAGGATGATGGTCGAACTAAACCCATTCCAAGGAAGGGTTCTGTAGAGGGCTTTGAGCCCTCAGACAACAAGTGTCTGTTAAGAGCTACTGATGGGAAAAAGAAGATCAGCACTGTGGTGAGCTCCAAAGAAGTGGACAAGTTTCAGATGGCTTACTCAAATCTATTGAGAGCTAACATGGATGGGCTGAAGAAGAGGGACAAAAAGAGCAAGAGTAAGAAGAGCAAAGCAGCACAGTGA